The Amycolatopsis mongoliensis genome includes a window with the following:
- a CDS encoding IS3 family transposase (programmed frameshift), whose protein sequence is MPAPKKYSDELRERATRMALDAIAAEGQRMAAIRRVASQLDVHPEALRTWVKRAEIDAGTAPGRTSDDAARIAELEREVRELRRANEILKTASAFFAAGGARPQNQVTPDDSTPQREVPLAVVIDYIDDHRERVVEGKKLGVESICAVLNAADVRIAPRSFWAAKKRRPSKRAARDAELLVEIERVFRGNYDVYGARKVHAQLNREGIRVARCTVERLMRQKGLQGLRRGRRPRTTIAAASPSPADLVDRRFTADQPNQLWVADITYIRTFSGWVYAAFVIDVCSRMVVGWQVSTSLHTNLALDALEMGIWARKRAGQDVTGLVHHSDRGVQYRAIRYTERLAEAAVVASVGSRGDSYDNAMAEAFNSLFKGELIHNPAACGRGWQSVRDVEIAVAEYVDWYNHRRVHGELGQRTPAQAEASHQASRYDQPFEPARAQ, encoded by the exons ATGCCGGCACCGAAGAAGTACAGCGACGAGCTGCGTGAGCGGGCGACGCGGATGGCGTTGGACGCGATCGCGGCCGAGGGGCAGCGGATGGCAGCGATCCGCCGTGTCGCGAGCCAGTTGGACGTGCACCCGGAGGCGTTGCGGACGTGGGTCAAGCGCGCCGAGATCGACGCCGGCACGGCACCCGGCCGCACCAGCGATGATGCCGCACGGATCGCCGAGCTGGAACGCGAGGTGCGTGAGCTGCGGCGGGCGAATGAGATCCTGAAGACGGCCTCGGCGTTTTTCGCCGCCG GCGGAGCTCGACCGCAAAATCAAGTAACTCCTGACGATTCCACACCTCAGCGGGAGGTTCCGCTCGCGGTGGTCATCGACTATATCGACGACCACCGCGAGCGAGTTGTCGAGGGGAAGAAACTCGGGGTCGAGTCGATCTGCGCAGTCTTGAACGCTGCGGATGTGCGGATCGCCCCGAGAAGTTTCTGGGCAGCCAAGAAGCGCAGACCGTCGAAACGTGCCGCGCGAGACGCGGAACTGCTCGTCGAGATCGAGCGCGTCTTCCGCGGGAATTACGACGTCTACGGAGCACGGAAAGTCCATGCCCAACTCAACCGTGAGGGAATCCGCGTGGCTCGCTGCACGGTCGAGCGGCTGATGCGCCAGAAGGGGTTGCAGGGACTACGGCGAGGCAGGCGGCCCAGGACCACCATCGCTGCCGCCTCGCCTTCGCCGGCGGACCTGGTCGACCGCCGCTTCACTGCCGACCAGCCGAACCAGCTCTGGGTGGCGGACATCACCTATATCCGGACGTTTTCGGGATGGGTGTATGCCGCGTTCGTCATCGATGTGTGTTCACGAATGGTCGTGGGCTGGCAGGTGTCGACTTCGTTGCACACGAATCTCGCCCTCGACGCGCTGGAGATGGGGATCTGGGCCAGGAAACGGGCCGGGCAAGACGTGACCGGACTCGTCCACCATTCCGACCGCGGAGTTCAATATCGAGCGATTCGTTATACCGAGCGCTTGGCGGAAGCAGCAGTGGTCGCCTCGGTCGGTTCGCGCGGAGATTCCTACGATAACGCGATGGCCGAGGCATTCAATTCACTGTTCAAGGGAGAGTTGATCCATAACCCTGCTGCCTGTGGCCGCGGTTGGCAATCAGTTCGCGATGTCGAGATCGCCGTCGCCGAATACGTCGACTGGTACAACCATCGCCGCGTCCACGGCGAACTCGGCCAGCGCACTCCAGCCCAGGCCGAAGCCAGCCACCAAGCGTCACGCTACGATCAGCCCTTCGAGCCCGCCCGGGCTCAGTGA
- a CDS encoding class I SAM-dependent methyltransferase — MSSYNVLAEVYEWLISDAKLAPAEFAASFDDVLSLLPSNAHVLDCSCGAGQLAVGLAGLGMHVVATDASEAMVRRTAELSEEFGASVRTVRADWEELPDHFDDATFDMVFCVGNSLHHAEGARGRVAALESMSRLLRRGGRLVLTSRTWELVRARGSRLDISDRLVRRNGRDAVVVYRWDIAPNWEDEHHIEIAIAQVDPAGSVLARSELLSSWPYRYDQLEAELHRVGLQTEMSTFNLEAENYMVVASKV, encoded by the coding sequence GTGAGCAGCTATAACGTGCTTGCCGAGGTATACGAGTGGCTCATCTCCGATGCGAAGCTGGCTCCGGCCGAGTTCGCTGCGTCGTTCGATGATGTCCTCAGTCTTCTGCCGTCGAACGCTCACGTCCTCGATTGTTCGTGCGGGGCCGGACAGTTGGCGGTTGGCCTCGCCGGTCTTGGCATGCACGTTGTCGCAACTGACGCCAGCGAAGCGATGGTTCGTCGGACTGCGGAGTTGTCTGAGGAGTTCGGGGCATCTGTTCGGACAGTGCGGGCGGACTGGGAAGAGTTGCCTGACCATTTCGATGACGCCACCTTCGACATGGTGTTCTGCGTTGGCAACTCGCTGCACCATGCCGAGGGCGCGCGAGGCAGGGTTGCTGCTCTGGAGTCGATGTCACGGCTTCTGCGCCGTGGCGGGCGCTTGGTGCTCACCTCCCGCACGTGGGAACTCGTGAGGGCCAGAGGTTCCCGACTGGACATCAGTGACCGACTCGTTCGCCGGAACGGTCGCGATGCCGTCGTGGTCTACCGCTGGGACATTGCGCCGAACTGGGAGGACGAGCACCACATCGAGATTGCGATCGCGCAAGTGGATCCGGCTGGGTCGGTTCTTGCCCGCTCGGAACTGCTTTCGAGCTGGCCCTACCGATACGACCAACTCGAAGCCGAGTTGCACCGGGTCGGACTCCAGACGGAAATGAGCACGTTCAACCTTGAGGCCGAGAACTACATGGTGGTGGCGAGCAAGGTATAG
- a CDS encoding ricin-type beta-trefoil lectin domain protein produces the protein MSFLRHRGRAATVALAAVLGAVLLTCAPASALSGGTPVSDSTYAFTGRLEVGTPGIDGHGCSAVLIDSSWILTATSCFGGTGLQAGAPPKPTTFTLGRTATNAGYIAQVTYVAPKTDRDVTLGLLNAPVPGITPATVSTTAPAAGENLLTVGYGRTTDTWVPDQARIAPFTVNTTTDTTAALTSADGVDTCQGDAGGPALRQHAAALELVALHSASWQHGCLVSHETRQGSTEARVDNITDWIRQQTATISIRNANGLCLDLGSNAPGTKVVTVTCQAGFTSQQWRVLADGTIRNYNGLAMDIGSNTPGELVVTAVVAAGNPSQQWQVAADGTIRNHNGLCADIGANAGGTPVGTATCAAGNTSQQWTAGELHAITGKIRNHNGLCADLTSNAPGTTMITATCQPASWASQQWTAPIDGTIRNANGLCLDLGSNAPGTPIGTATCQAGGWTSQQWRLLSDGTIRNYNGLVMDIRTNAAGTPVIIATTQPGNLSQQWTLTEQN, from the coding sequence ATGTCATTTCTTCGTCACCGGGGCAGAGCCGCCACAGTAGCCCTGGCCGCAGTCTTGGGCGCGGTTCTACTGACCTGTGCTCCGGCCTCCGCTCTCAGCGGCGGCACCCCGGTTTCCGACAGCACCTACGCGTTCACCGGTCGACTCGAGGTCGGGACGCCCGGCATCGACGGTCACGGCTGCAGCGCCGTCCTCATCGACAGCTCCTGGATCCTCACCGCCACCTCGTGTTTCGGCGGCACAGGTCTTCAAGCTGGCGCGCCACCCAAACCGACGACATTCACCCTGGGACGCACCGCCACCAACGCCGGCTACATCGCCCAAGTGACTTACGTGGCCCCGAAAACCGACCGGGACGTCACCCTGGGACTGCTGAACGCACCGGTCCCCGGAATCACACCGGCCACCGTGAGCACCACAGCGCCCGCCGCGGGCGAAAACCTGCTGACCGTCGGCTACGGCCGCACCACCGACACCTGGGTCCCCGACCAGGCCCGCATCGCGCCGTTCACGGTGAACACCACCACAGATACGACAGCGGCCCTGACCAGCGCAGACGGTGTCGACACCTGCCAAGGTGACGCGGGCGGCCCCGCCCTCCGTCAGCACGCGGCCGCCCTAGAACTCGTCGCGCTGCACAGCGCATCGTGGCAGCACGGTTGCCTGGTCAGCCACGAAACCCGCCAAGGCAGCACTGAAGCCCGTGTCGACAACATCACCGACTGGATCCGGCAGCAGACCGCGACGATCAGCATCCGCAACGCCAACGGCCTCTGCCTGGACCTCGGCTCCAACGCCCCCGGCACCAAGGTCGTCACCGTCACCTGTCAAGCCGGCTTCACCAGCCAGCAGTGGCGTGTCCTTGCCGACGGCACCATCCGCAACTACAACGGCCTCGCCATGGACATCGGCTCCAACACCCCCGGTGAACTGGTGGTCACTGCCGTCGTGGCAGCGGGCAACCCCAGCCAGCAATGGCAAGTCGCGGCCGATGGCACCATCCGCAACCACAACGGCCTGTGTGCGGACATCGGGGCCAACGCCGGCGGCACCCCGGTCGGCACAGCAACCTGCGCCGCCGGCAACACCAGCCAGCAGTGGACAGCAGGCGAACTGCACGCAATCACTGGAAAAATCCGCAACCACAACGGCCTCTGCGCCGACCTGACCTCCAACGCACCCGGCACCACGATGATCACCGCGACCTGCCAGCCGGCCAGCTGGGCCAGCCAGCAGTGGACCGCCCCGATCGACGGCACGATCCGCAATGCCAACGGCCTGTGCCTCGACCTGGGCTCCAACGCCCCCGGCACACCCATCGGAACCGCCACCTGCCAGGCAGGCGGCTGGACCAGCCAGCAGTGGCGCCTGCTGTCCGACGGCACCATCCGCAACTACAACGGCCTGGTCATGGACATCCGCACCAACGCAGCCGGCACGCCCGTGATCATCGCCACCACTCAGCCCGGCAATCTCAGCCAGCAATGGACCCTCACCGAACAGAACTGA
- a CDS encoding transposase has translation MLPEPRRPGRPSTWTKRQLIDAIRWRVRAGAPWRDISAGYGSQAAYGLFRRRQRMASGSGY, from the coding sequence TTGCTGCCCGAGCCGAGGCGGCCTGGACGACCGTCGACGTGGACCAAGCGTCAGCTGATCGACGCGATCCGGTGGCGGGTGCGTGCCGGTGCGCCGTGGCGCGACATCTCCGCTGGATATGGCTCGCAGGCGGCGTATGGGCTGTTTCGGCGGCGGCAGCGGATGGCATCTGGAAGCGGATATTGA